The genomic stretch CGTCGTAGCTCGCGTTCACGTTGGGATACGACCGGAGGGCGACCGCGACGGCCTTCACGACGATCGACGTCATGGTGAGCTTCGCCTGCCCTTCGCGCGCTGCGGTATTGTACTGCTTACGATTGCGCTCCAGCTCCGTTACGTCCGCCGTGTCGCAGTGCGTCACGCGCGGCACGGTCAGCCAGGCCCTCGTCATCTGGCGGGCAATCGTCTTGCGGATCTGCGGCACGGCTTCACGACGGATCGGCCCATGTTTGCTGAAGTCGGGTAGCTCGATGTCGATGGCGGGCAGGCCGGGTGACCCCGCCGACGCGCCCACCGGAGCCGTCCCACCCTCCTGGACAAAGCGTTCAACATCCTCCTTCAGGACACGGCCGTTCGGACCCGTTCCAGTGACGAGATGGATGTCGATCTTGAGATCGCGGGCCAGTTTCCGTACGGCCGGGGCGGCTGCGACCGGCTCGTCGGAAGAGCGCGTGACGGCTGTCCGAGCGGACTTCGCTGGGGCTTCCTGCGGCTCTTCTTTAGCGTGCTCCCTGGTCGGGGCTTCCTGCTTGCCGGCCTTGGACGGGGCCGTTGTTTCCTGCGGAGTTTTGGCGCTCTTCGCGGTTGGCTCGGCCGGGGTTCCCTTCTGCCCTGTCTTGGTTGCGGCGCCATCGTCGATGGCAAGCAGCACCTGGCCCACCTTGACGGTCTGACCCGGCTCGACATGAACCTTGGATACGGTTCCGGCCTTGGGGGAGGGAATTTCGACGGCGGCCTTATCGGTCTCGACCTCCAGCATGGGCTGGTACTCGTCGATTATGTCACCTTCTTTGACCAGCACGTTGACGACCTGCCCCTCGTGGACACCCTCGCCCAAATCCGGAAGTTTGAACTCGAACATCTGCTGCGTCCCTTTTCAACGATCGCGCCCGGGGCCTGGTGGGCCGCATCGCGACCGACCGGCCCGGCGGGGCAGGTAGACCCGGAAGCCGAAGACCGGGCATTGTATCGCTCCCGCGCGAAATTCCCACCGGCCGGGGGGACCCGCCAGCAGCTCAGAAGCCAGACGGGACGGTCACAAGGGCGGTGAGGATCGGAGGTCGGGGGGCAAGGGAGGCCACCCGGCAGTGCGCGTCATTACCCTCATGCCCGTATGGTCCGAAACGATTGAAAGATTTTTGTTTGGCCCCGGCCC from Phycisphaerales bacterium encodes the following:
- a CDS encoding 2-oxo acid dehydrogenase subunit E2; amino-acid sequence: MFEFKLPDLGEGVHEGQVVNVLVKEGDIIDEYQPMLEVETDKAAVEIPSPKAGTVSKVHVEPGQTVKVGQVLLAIDDGAATKTGQKGTPAEPTAKSAKTPQETTAPSKAGKQEAPTREHAKEEPQEAPAKSARTAVTRSSDEPVAAAPAVRKLARDLKIDIHLVTGTGPNGRVLKEDVERFVQEGGTAPVGASAGSPGLPAIDIELPDFSKHGPIRREAVPQIRKTIARQMTRAWLTVPRVTHCDTADVTELERNRKQYNTAAREGQAKLTMTSIVVKAVAVALRSYPNVNASYDAKTEEIIYKDFVNLGIAVDTPRGLVVPVLKDADKKSLPQIAIELGDISDRARSAKFEVNDLRGATFSITNVGALGGTYLTPMVNTPESAILGLGRAKLEPVVHDNQIVPRLIMPLSLSFDHRIIDGADAARFTTDVIRSLENPLRLISL